The Allostreptomyces psammosilenae sequence CGGCGGTGGGGTGGTCGATGGTCCGCGCCGCAGGGGGCGGGCCGTGCTGCTCGTCGCCCATCCAGCCCCACCCCTCCCGTAAACAACACACCCGCACAGCACCACCGCAGAGGAAGGAGCGGCGCGACGCCCGGCGCTGCCGGGCGGGGACGCCGACACCATGAAGCGCAAGGGAACCGGCCCGGACGGCCTGGTCATCGTCGACAAGCCCGCCGGGCTCACCTCCCACCAGGTGGTCTCCCGGATCCGCAGGCTCGCGGGCACCCGCCGGGTCGGCCACGCCGGCACCCTGGACCCGATGGCGACCGGGGTGCTGATCGTCGGGGTCGAGAAGGCGACCCGCCTGCTGGGGCACCTGGCGTTGACCGAGAAGTCCTACCGGGCGACCGTGCGGCTGGGCGTGGGCACCGTCACCGACGACGCGGAGGGCGACCCGACCGTCTGGCCGGGGGCGGACGAGGGGGTCGACGAGGCCGCCGTCGCGGCCGCGGCGGCCAAGCTCACCGGCGAGATCATGCAGGTGCCGTCCGCGGTCAGCGCCATCAAGGTCGACGGCAAGCGCTCCTACACCCGGGTCCGTTCCGGGGAGGAGGTGCGGCTGGCCGCCCGGCCGGTCACCGTCTCCGAGTTCACCCTGCACGGGTTCCGGCGCGGCGTCGCCGAGGTGGCCCCGGCGGCCGTGCCGCTTGCGGAGGAGGCCCGGCCGGCGGAGCCGCTGGAGGCCCCGGGTGCCGGGGCGGCGGTGCCCCCCGGTGAGGGCGCCGCGGCCGGTGCGGTCGGCACGGTGCGGGTCCCCGTGGTGGACGTGGACGTCACGGTCACCTGCTCCTCGGGCACCTACGTCCGGGCGCTCGCCCGCGACCTGGGGGAGGACCTCGGGACCGCCGGCCACCTGACGATGCTGCGCCGTACCCGGGTCGGCCCCTACCGGGTGGAGGAGGCCAGCACCCTGGAGCGGTTGGAGGAGGAGTTCTCGGTGCTCGGCCTCGACGCCGCCGCGGCCGCGGCCTTCCCCCGCTGGGACGTGGACGCGGAGACCGCTCGGTTGATCGCCAACGGGGTGCAGATCAAGGCCCCGGCGATGCTCGGCGAGGAGCCGGTGGCGGTCTTCGGCCCGGACGGCCGGTTCACCGCCCTGGTGGTCCGCGGCCGGGGGAAGGTGCGCTCGCTCGCGGTCTTCCACTGACCGCGGCGCCCCGACCGCGGCGCCCGGCCAGGCGGGGCCGCCCACCGCGGTGCTCGGGGGATCCGGCAGGCACCGTGTGGGCGGTGTGGCCGCCGGACTCCGGGGGGAGGGGCGGGGCGGCCGATGCACGGCGTGGGGCGCCGACATGGCACCCTGGACGCTGGCACATGCCGATCGGTCCGACCAGCACGGCCGGACCGGAACGACGGTAGCGAGGAGCGTACGCGGTGCAGCGCTGGCGGAGCTTGGACGATGTTCCCGGCGACTGGGGGCGGAGCGTCGTCACCATTGGTTCCTACGACGGTGTCCACCGCGGGCACCAGCTGATCCTGGCCCGCGCCTTCCGGCACGCGCGTGAACTGGACCTGCCAATCGTCCTGGTCACCTTCGACCCCCATCCCGCCGAGGTGGTCCGCCCCGGCGCGCACCCGGCGCTGCTGACGCCGCACCACCGGCGCGGCGAACTGCTGGAGGCCATGGGCGTGGACGCCCTCCTCATCCTGCCGTTCACCCGGGAGTTCTCCGAGCTGCACCCGGCGGACTTCGTACGGCAGGTACTGGTGGACGGCCTGCACGCCAAGGTCGTGGTGGAGGGGCCGAACTTCCGGTACGGGCACCAGGCGGCGGGCGACGTCGAACTGCTGGCCGGGCTCGGTCTGCGCTACGACTTCACCGTGGACGTCGTGGACCTGTTCACCGACGGGACCCGGGAGATCGTCGGCGACGGCACGGGCAGCGAGGTCATCTCCTCCTCCCGGATCCGCCGGCTGATCGCCGAGGGCGACGTCACCCAGGCCCGTGAGCTGCTGGGGCGACCGCACCGGGTCGAGGGCGTGGTCGTCCGGGGCGCCCAGCGCGGACGCGACATGGGTTATCCGACGGCCAACGTGGAGACCCTGCCGCACACCGCGGTCCCGGCTGACGGGGTGTACTCCGGTTGGCTGATCGCGGACGGGGAGCGGATGCCGGCCGCCATCTCCATCGGCACCAACCCCACCTTCGACAACGAGCGCCGCACCGTGGAGGCGTACGCGATCGACCGCACGGACCTGGACCTGTACGGCAAGCACGTCGCCGTGGAGTTCTCGTCCTACCTGCGGGGCATGGAGCGGTTCGCCTCGGTGCCGGAGCTGCTGGAGAGGATGGCGGACGACGTGGACCGGGCGCGGGCCGAGCTCGCCGCGACGCCCGGCGGGGGCGGGGAAGCCGCCCCGACGCTGGCCTGACCGCCGTCCTCGACCGCCGGCCCCTGACCGGCCCCTGACTGGCGCCGCCGGACCGGGGCCCGCGCCGGCGCGGGCCCACGCCGGCCGACCGTCCCGGAGGGCACCCGCCGCGGGGCGGAGGAGGACCACCGCCCCGCGGGGGAGCCGGGTCTAGTCGCCCGCGGCCTCCGCCTCCAGCGCGTCGGGCACGGCGTCCTCCACCGGCCCGAGGTGCTCCGGCTCCGGTCGGGTCCAGGTGGTGATCAGCGCGCTGGTCGCCGCGGCGATCTCCCGCAGCTCGGAGGAGATGTCCGGCCGGGGCGTCTCCGGTTCGCGCGCCGCCAGGCCCTGCGTCTCGATGCCGGCCTCCCGGCACAGGGTGATGGCCCGCTCGATGTGGAAGCGCTGGGTGATCACCACGGCCTCGTCCACCTGGAAGACGCGGCTGGCCCTGGTGCACGACTCCCAGGTGTTGAAGCCCGCGAAGTCCTGCACCACCCGGTCGGCCGGCACGCCGTGCTCCACCAGGTAGTCGTACATCACCGCCGGCTCGTTGTAGTCCGGACTGCTGTTGTCGCCGCTGACCAGCACCACCTGCACCGTGCCCGCGTGGTACAGCTCGGTGGCCTCGCGGAGCCGCTGCATCAGGTAGGTGCTGGGACGCCCCTCGACGAGACCCGCGCCGAGCACCAGCGCGACGTCCGCGGGCGCCACCTGCGAGGGATGCTCGTGCAGGTAGGGGGCGGCCTCCACGCGCAGCCACGCCGACGGCAGCATCAGCAGCGAGGTGAGCGCCACGCCCAGCTGCAGGAGGGTTCGCTTGCCCGCGCGGCGCTGCCACCAGTGGGTGCCCGCGTCCTCCGCGGGGCCGCCGTCCCGCGGGCCCTGGCCGCCCCCGAAGGAGCCGCCGCCGGAACCACCCGTCCCCCGCCCCGCCCCGGAGCCGTCCCCGTCTCCGCCCCCGCCGGTGCGGTGACCGGTGGAGCCGTCGCCGTGCGTCACGCCCGGGCCGAGGCCCTCGCCGCCCCAGGCGGCCCGCTCGGCACCTCCGCCGGCTCCGGGTGGCCCGGGGAGGGTGGTGCCCGAGGCGCCACCGCCACCGCCGTCGCGGCCGTCGTCCCCACCGATGTGGCCTGGGGCTGGTCCGACCCCGATCACTCCCGGCACGCCCTCGTCCTCCCCGTCTCCGGGCCCGCGGCCGATGTGCCCGGGCCACTCCTCGGTGAGCAGAACGTTCCGGAACGTGTCCGTGGTTCCGCCGGGGAGCGGGCCGCCGGCAATTTCCGGGCGGCGGCGGGGGCACCCCCACATCGGCGTGACGCGCCGTCACCCCTCGACACGGCGCGGGGCCCCATCACGCCGTCGGCGGTGACAGGGCCCCGGCCCGGACGGAACTCGCGCCTCACGCCCGCGGGGGGTACCCGTAGCCCTGCGGATCCTCGCCCCTCGCGCCGTCCTCGGCGGGCTGCTCGGCCTGCGGCTGCTGCGGATAGCCGTAGCCGCCGGGCGACTGCTGCTGCGGGTAGCCGTACCCCGCCTGCTGCTGCCCCGGGTACTGCCCCTGCTGGGCCCCCTGCTGCGGGTACCCGTACCCCTCCTGCTGCACGGGGTACCCCTGCTGCCCCGGGTAGGGCGGCTGCTGGCCGGTGCCCCCCGGCTGGGCGGCGCCGGCCTGGTACGGCTGCTGTCCGGGCTGCCCCGCCCCCGGGGCCCAGCCGCCCTGGCCCCCCGGATGGGGGCCCTGGCCCTGCCCCTGGCCCTGCTGCGGATACGGCTGGGCCGGGCCGCCGTGCTGACCGTCCTGCCCCGGCTGGCCGAACTGCGGCTGCCCGTAGCGCTGCTGGTCGTACTGCTGCTGCCCGTACGGGGGCTGGCCGTACGACGGCTGGGCCCCCTGCCCGGGCTGGCCGAACTGCTGCTGCCCGTAGCCGCCCGGCTGCGGCTCCCCGGGCGCGGCGAAGGCGCCCCAGCCGGCCTGCGCGTCCTGCTGGATGCGGTGGAAGTCCTCGGCCACCATCGCCGCGAGGTCGAAGTACGCCTCGCGGGTCTTGGGACGGATCATCTCCAGGTCGAGCTCGGCCCCGGCGGCGAGGTGCTCGTCGAACGGCACCACGATCACGCCACGGCACTGCGTCTCGAAGTGCGCCACGATGTCCTCGGTCTTGACGACCTTGCCGGTCTCGCGCACCCCCGAGATCACCGTGATGCTGCGCTGCACCAGGTCCGCGTAGCCGTGGGCCCGCAGCCAGTCCAGCGTGGTGCTCGCGCTGGTCGCGCCGTCCACGCTGGGCGTGCTGATCACGATCAGCTGGTGGGCCAGGTCGAGCACGCCCCGCATGGCGCTGTACAGCAGGCCGGTGCCGGAGTCGGTGAGGATGATCGGGTACTGGCGGCCGAGGAGGTCGATGACCCGGCGGTAGTCCTGGTCGTTGAACGTGGTCGAGACCGCCGGGTCCACGTCGTTGGCGAGGATCTCCAGGCCGCTGGGCGCCTGGGAGGTGAACCGCCGGATGTCCATGTAGCTGTGCAGACGGGGGATCGCCTGCACCAGGTCGCGGATGGTCGCCCCGGTCTCCCGGCGCACCCGGCGGCCGAGCGTCCCGGCGTCCGGGTTGGCGTCGATGGCGATGACCTTGTCCTGCCGCTCAGAGGCCAGGGTGGCACCCAGCGCGGTGGTGGTCGTGGTCTTGCCGACACCACCCTTGAGGCTGATCACGGCGATCCGGTAGCAGTTCAGCACCGGAGTGCGGATCAGTTCCAGCTTGTCCTGGCGGGCCTGCTCCGCCGAGCGCCCGCCGATGCGCGGGAAGCGCGGACGCTGCCGGCGGGGCTGCGGTTGACGGCGCAGCAGACGCTCGGAGGAGAGCTCCACGGCCGCGGTGTAGCCCAGCGGGGCGCCGTGCACGGTCCGGCTCGGCCCCTCGTTGGCGCCGGGGAAGCCGGGCGGCATCTCGCCGGCGGGCGGCGGGGTGGCGTGCGGCGCCGGATCGGGCTGGTACGCGCCGGGCTGCGGCCCCTGGGGGTAGCCGGGAGGGCCGTAGCCCGCGGCCGCGTCCGGCTGGCCCGTGGCCGTGCCGGCGCCGCCGGGGTGGCCCGGGTAGCCGGGGTACGGCCCCTGGTCCGGGTAGCCCGGGTGCTGCCCGGGCATCGGCTGCGCCACCGGCTGCTGGGGCGTCGGCTGCTGGGCGGGCTGCTGCTGCGCACCCGGGTACGGCTGCTGCGCACCGGCGGCCGGGTACGGCTGCTGGCCGTATCCCGACGCAGGCTGCTGCGCGGCCCCGTGCTGCTGGCCTTGCTCGTGCGGTTGGGGGTATCCGTAGCCGCCCGGGGCGGGAGCCGCGGGACCCTGCGGGGTGCCTCCGGCGGGCGCCTGCTGCTGTGCCGGGTACGACGGCTGCTGCTGCGGGTAGCCGTAGCCGGGGGCGTAGGGCGCGGCCTGCTGCTGCGCACCGCCGTGCTGTTGGTGCCCCTGGGGCTGCGGCTGGGGATAGCCGTAGCCGGGCGGGGCGGGCGCTGTGGGGCCCTGCTGCGCCGGGTACGCGGGCTGCGGCTGGTGGGGGTAGCCGTAGCCGGGCGGGGCGGTGACGTCCTGCCGGGGAGCCTCGGCGGCCGGGGCCGCCGGCCACTGGGGCTGGGAGGGCGGTGCCGCGGCCGGCGGCTGCTCACCCTGGGGCGCGGCCGGCGCCGCGGCGTGCTCGGCCGGCGCGGCCTGCCCCTCCGGTTCGGCGGCCCGTTCGGCGGCCTGGTCGGCGGTCTGCGCCGGCACGTCGGAGGAGTCCTCGGCGGCCCCCTCGGCCCGCGACTGCGCCGGCTCGGCCGCCGCGGACTCCGGACGCCGCTGCGCGGCTTGGCCCGGCTGCTCGCTCTGCTCGCGCGGCCCCTCGGCCTCGGGGGCGGGGTGCGTGGAGGGCGGTGTGGCCGTCTGGTCGGCCGCCTGCGGATGGCTGGAGGGCACGCCACCCGGCCCCTGCCCCGCCGTGGTGGGGGCCGCCGGACGCGGCTCGGGTGACGGCACGGGAGCGGCGGCGGGCGGCGCGGCGGCCTCCTGCTGGGCCGGCACGGTCGGCCGCGGCGCCTGCGGGGCGGTGGCCGGCGGCTGCGCCGCCTGCGGGTAGGGGGCGGGCGCGGCCTGGTCGGGGTAGGCCTGCGGCGGCGGGCCGCCCGCCGGCGCCCCGTGGGGAGCCGCCGGGTAGGAGGGCGCGCCCGGGTACGGCCCGCCACCCGGCGCGTGGCCGGCACCGGCCGACGGGGCGGCGACGGGGTGCGGGTAGCCGCCCTGGTGGGGCGTCGCGGCGTGCTGCGCCTGCGGCGCCGGCTGCTGCGCGGGCGGCGTGTGCGGCTGCTGCGGGGAATAGGGCGACGGCTGCGCCGGCACGGGCGCGGCGGCCGCCTGCCCCGCCGAGGGCGACTGACTCGGGGACGGCGCGTCCTGGCGGTACCACTCGGGCGCCGCGTAGTCGAGGGTTGTCGGCTCCTCTTCCTCCTCGACGGCCCCCTCGCCCTGGATGCCGTCCCGGTCCTCGCTCACTCCGCCTCCTGAACTGGTGTTCCACCCGGGCCGTCGCCGCCTTGAGCACCCGGAGGGTCCGGATACCGGCGGACCGTGCTCGCGGCACGCCGCGCACACGGACGGAAGGACGCCGTGTGGCGAGGTGGCGGGGCCGGACCCAAGAGCGGCCACCTACCCCGCGTACGTGCCGCCGAACCATCCCGGGAGCCGTGCCCTCCCAGCCTAGGGCGTGCGGGCCCCCGCGGGGGCGGTGGTGTCGCCGCAGTCCCGCGATCGTCACCCGGAACGCCGCCGCTCCGTGACCGTTCCGGTGTCACACCGTGATGCGCCGGAGCCCCGGCGAGGCCGCCCGGCGCGGTCGCTCCGGCGTTCCTCGGCGCCCCCGCCGGCGCGCCGGACCGGGCCACGCCGGGCGTGCCGCCTCGGGGTCAGTCCATCCGGCGCGGCGCGCCGAGCAGGCCGGCCTCGCCGTCGGTGGGCTGGGTCAGCACGTACTCGCGCTGCCGCCCCACGCACCACAGCGTCACGTTGTCGCCCAGCGACGGCAGCGCCGCGACGTCCTGCGGCGGGAGCGCCAGCAGCCGGCCCAGCACCTCCGCCTCCTGGGGGGAGACGCGCTGGATGCCCACCAGGCCGGCCGCCGCCACCAGTCGTCCCACGGTGGGACCGAGGAACGGAAGGACCGTCAGGGTGGTCTGCCACGGCGCGTCGGAGAGCCGCCGGCGCGGCGGCCGCGAGCCGCAGTCCCGGACCACCAGCACCGGGTTGGTCACGGAGGGCCCCTGCGGCACCAGGCGTCCCACGTCGTGCACGGTCACGCACGGCTGTCCGCCGCCGGCCGCCTGCGCCAGCGGGTTCCACACCTGGGAGCGGCCGGTCTCCACCGCGACCCGGGCGCCGACCGCGGCGGCCCGCAGGGTGAGCACCTGGGACAGCCACAGGCCGCCCACCAGCAGCACCTCGAACGGGGTCGGCCGGAACAGGCCGAGCACGGCCGGCTGCTGCCGCACGTCGATCCCGGCCACGATCCCGTCGTCACCGACGGGGAGCGCCAGCGCGTCCAGCGAGGCCGCCGGCACCACGTGGCGCTCGTGTGACGGGCCGGGCAGGCCGAAGCCGCGCAGCGACGGGGCCACCGGTGCGGCCGGTCCCCGCCCCGCGGCCGGTGGCACGGCGTTCCGTCCGGTGTGCTGGCCGGGGACGACGGGGCGGGTCTGGCCCGACCGCCGGGTCGTCGGGGAGTTCAGGTTGGTCGCCATCAGCGGGAACCTCCCAGGGGCAGGGTGGCCAGGACGCCCGGCAGCTGCTCCAGGTCGAGCCGGAGCAGCCCCACCCGGGACCGGTGCGCCAGCTCCTCCACGAGCCGGCTGGCGCCGTCGAGTTCGGTGTCGGTGCGGGCGCACACCCGCACGTGGGCGTCCAGCGCGACCGTGCCGGCTCCGGACTCGCTGTTGATGCCGGTGGTCCGGATGGTCAGGGAGAAGGCGGTGGCGAGGGTGGGCACGCCGGTGAGCGAGGCCACCAGCTCCGGCATCACGGTGTCGTCGCCGTCGCCGGACAGGTGGGGCCAGCGGCTGATCCAGTAGGTGGTGTGCCGGCGGTCGTCGCACCGCCAGGTGCGACGGGTCTCCTGGGAGCGCCGGTGTCCGGTGGAGCCGCCGCGGGCCTGGCTCTGCCCGGCCATGGGGTTGACGCAGGCAGAGGTGGACAGCGCCGTGACGAGCTCGGTCTCGTCCAGCACCTTCGCGGAGAAGCCCTCGCCGATCAGCCGGCTCGCCAGCTGGTCGGCGGCGCGCTGC is a genomic window containing:
- the truB gene encoding tRNA pseudouridine(55) synthase TruB, producing the protein MKRKGTGPDGLVIVDKPAGLTSHQVVSRIRRLAGTRRVGHAGTLDPMATGVLIVGVEKATRLLGHLALTEKSYRATVRLGVGTVTDDAEGDPTVWPGADEGVDEAAVAAAAAKLTGEIMQVPSAVSAIKVDGKRSYTRVRSGEEVRLAARPVTVSEFTLHGFRRGVAEVAPAAVPLAEEARPAEPLEAPGAGAAVPPGEGAAAGAVGTVRVPVVDVDVTVTCSSGTYVRALARDLGEDLGTAGHLTMLRRTRVGPYRVEEASTLERLEEEFSVLGLDAAAAAAFPRWDVDAETARLIANGVQIKAPAMLGEEPVAVFGPDGRFTALVVRGRGKVRSLAVFH
- a CDS encoding bifunctional riboflavin kinase/FAD synthetase, translating into MQRWRSLDDVPGDWGRSVVTIGSYDGVHRGHQLILARAFRHARELDLPIVLVTFDPHPAEVVRPGAHPALLTPHHRRGELLEAMGVDALLILPFTREFSELHPADFVRQVLVDGLHAKVVVEGPNFRYGHQAAGDVELLAGLGLRYDFTVDVVDLFTDGTREIVGDGTGSEVISSSRIRRLIAEGDVTQARELLGRPHRVEGVVVRGAQRGRDMGYPTANVETLPHTAVPADGVYSGWLIADGERMPAAISIGTNPTFDNERRTVEAYAIDRTDLDLYGKHVAVEFSSYLRGMERFASVPELLERMADDVDRARAELAATPGGGGEAAPTLA
- a CDS encoding SanA/YdcF family protein produces the protein MPGVIGVGPAPGHIGGDDGRDGGGGGASGTTLPGPPGAGGGAERAAWGGEGLGPGVTHGDGSTGHRTGGGGDGDGSGAGRGTGGSGGGSFGGGQGPRDGGPAEDAGTHWWQRRAGKRTLLQLGVALTSLLMLPSAWLRVEAAPYLHEHPSQVAPADVALVLGAGLVEGRPSTYLMQRLREATELYHAGTVQVVLVSGDNSSPDYNEPAVMYDYLVEHGVPADRVVQDFAGFNTWESCTRASRVFQVDEAVVITQRFHIERAITLCREAGIETQGLAAREPETPRPDISSELREIAAATSALITTWTRPEPEHLGPVEDAVPDALEAEAAGD
- a CDS encoding nucleotide-binding protein yields the protein MSEDRDGIQGEGAVEEEEEPTTLDYAAPEWYRQDAPSPSQSPSAGQAAAAPVPAQPSPYSPQQPHTPPAQQPAPQAQHAATPHQGGYPHPVAAPSAGAGHAPGGGPYPGAPSYPAAPHGAPAGGPPPQAYPDQAAPAPYPQAAQPPATAPQAPRPTVPAQQEAAAPPAAAPVPSPEPRPAAPTTAGQGPGGVPSSHPQAADQTATPPSTHPAPEAEGPREQSEQPGQAAQRRPESAAAEPAQSRAEGAAEDSSDVPAQTADQAAERAAEPEGQAAPAEHAAAPAAPQGEQPPAAAPPSQPQWPAAPAAEAPRQDVTAPPGYGYPHQPQPAYPAQQGPTAPAPPGYGYPQPQPQGHQQHGGAQQQAAPYAPGYGYPQQQPSYPAQQQAPAGGTPQGPAAPAPGGYGYPQPHEQGQQHGAAQQPASGYGQQPYPAAGAQQPYPGAQQQPAQQPTPQQPVAQPMPGQHPGYPDQGPYPGYPGHPGGAGTATGQPDAAAGYGPPGYPQGPQPGAYQPDPAPHATPPPAGEMPPGFPGANEGPSRTVHGAPLGYTAAVELSSERLLRRQPQPRRQRPRFPRIGGRSAEQARQDKLELIRTPVLNCYRIAVISLKGGVGKTTTTTALGATLASERQDKVIAIDANPDAGTLGRRVRRETGATIRDLVQAIPRLHSYMDIRRFTSQAPSGLEILANDVDPAVSTTFNDQDYRRVIDLLGRQYPIILTDSGTGLLYSAMRGVLDLAHQLIVISTPSVDGATSASTTLDWLRAHGYADLVQRSITVISGVRETGKVVKTEDIVAHFETQCRGVIVVPFDEHLAAGAELDLEMIRPKTREAYFDLAAMVAEDFHRIQQDAQAGWGAFAAPGEPQPGGYGQQQFGQPGQGAQPSYGQPPYGQQQYDQQRYGQPQFGQPGQDGQHGGPAQPYPQQGQGQGQGPHPGGQGGWAPGAGQPGQQPYQAGAAQPGGTGQQPPYPGQQGYPVQQEGYGYPQQGAQQGQYPGQQQAGYGYPQQQSPGGYGYPQQPQAEQPAEDGARGEDPQGYGYPPRA